In Euphorbia lathyris chromosome 2, ddEupLath1.1, whole genome shotgun sequence, the sequence AAGAATCTAAATGATGAAGTATGGATTACAATGGTTTTTCAACGGGATTCGACTTACGAGAAgatataatttttatgtttgttgtatttgtaccttttatgggttttattgctctttgtaatctttttattgctctttgtagcaTTTTTTTATAGGTCTTATACTGACTATAGTATGTATGGTACgaaggttttattcctttttatttttcgtgCTGTTTATACTTTTTAAGCCAATGGAATAACAAGTGGcatttttattaagaaaaagtaaTTTAGCAcagaaaaaatattatataatttaacaAGGACTGAACTACCTGGTCACATAAAACAAAAAACGGTCCGGCTAACCTATGCCATAAGGCATAGGATAAGACATaattaatacattttttttgttcaaaaagaTGTTTAGTTTTTCTAGATAATCATATGTAATTAATAAAACATAATTAACTCACTCAttagaattttaataaaaaaaactcatgcatatatgggtaattaatttattagtccctatattttgataaaaacatattgtttagtcactgtgttttaaaaaacacactgtttaatccatatattttaaaaaacacacagtaaggtccctaacctttttctcgatgaccttaacgtttttcttggtgaactgtttagtccctatagttttcctaaacggtaaaaaatttaacaaacagacggaaagactaaacagttcatcgagaaaaaagttaggaaccttactgtgtgtttttaaaaatacgaGGACTAACTCACTCATTAGAACTTCAATAAAAAAACTCATGCAtatatgggtaattaatttattagtccctatattttgataaaaacacactgtttagtccatgtgttttaaaaaacacacagtaaggtccctaacctttttctcgatgaccttaacgtttttcttggtgaactgtttagtccctacagttttcataaacggtaaaaaatttaacaaacagacggaaagactaaacagttcatcgagaaaaaggttaggaaccttactgtgtgtttttaaaaatacgaGGACTAACTCACTCATTAGAACTTCAATAAAAAAACTCATGCAtatatgggtaattaatttattagtccctatattttgataaaaacacactgtttagtccatgtgttttaaaaaacacacagtaaggtccctaacctttttctcgatgaccttaacgtttttcttggtgaactgtttagtccctacagTTTTCCTAAacggtaaaatatttaacaaacagacggaaagactaaacagttcatcgagaaaaatgttaggaaccttaccgtgtgtttttgaaaatacgagGACTACTCATCAGaacttcaataaaaaaaaaacccatgcatatatgggtaattaatttatttagtcactgtgttttaaaaaaacacattgtttagtccatgcgttttaaaaaaacacacagtaaggtccctaacctttttctcgatgaccttaacgtttttcttggtgaactgtttagtccctaccgttttcctaaacggtaaaaaatttaacaaacagacggaaagactaaacagttcatcgagaaaaaggttaggaaccttactgtgtgtttttaaaaatacgaGGACTAACTCACTCATTAGaacttcaataaaaaaaatcatgcatatatgggtaattaatttattagtccctatattgacaaaaacacactgtttagtccatgtgttttaaaaaaacacacagtaaggtccctaacctttttctcgatgaccttaacgtttttcttggtgaactgtttagtccctacagTTTTCCTAAacggtaaaatatttaacaaacagacggaaagactaaacagttcatcgagaaaaaggttaggaacattaccgtgtgtttttgaaaatacgagGACTACTCATTAgaactttaataaaaaaaactcatgcatatatgggtaattaatttatttagtcactgtgttttaaaaaaacacactgtttagtccatgtgttttaaaaaaagacacagtaaggtccctaacctttttctcgatgaccttaacgtttttcttggtgaactgtttagtccctaccgtttttctaaatggtaaaaaatttaacaaacagacggaaagactaaacagttcatcgagaaaaaggtcaGGAACTTTACCGTGTATTTTTAAAATAcgaggactaaacagtatgttttttcaaaatattaggactaataaattaattaccctacaTATATTAGTGGAATTTTGGAGATTTACCGAAAAGGAAAGTAATTAATACCTATTAATTAGCATAATTAATACCTCTAGatcttactttttctttttttaatagcATAATTAATACATAAACCTGTGCCTTATGGCACAGGTTAGATTAAgcgaacaaaaaaaaatgtggaaGACGTCAAATTGATGAAACAGCTCCCTAAAACAGATCTAACTTTTGTCATTTAGTACAAAGCATTGGAGGattcaaaattatatataagaagagagaaaaataaaattaacaaatgAATTTATTATTAGCCCTTGTGGGAGGattaaacaaaatcaattctattattattaattgtttttccattaaaaataattgatttgaTTAACTCAAAGATGACAATAAACGCATGCAAAATTTTGCAGTATTTCCATTAATAATTGTTTttcttaatattttcttttagcACATGATAACTAAGTAATTATAAACCCTTTATGTCCAAGGttgaaattcatttttaatcgaACCAAACCACATACatacaaaaacaaaattacataaaatatatccttttgaataaatatatacaaaaataatttacttttacgggattatttgtaaataatttatattttttgaacTAATTTTATAGAAAGCCCTACAAAAATATGCCACTAAGCCCAACCCATTAGGCGCAGCTAGGAAGGGTACTCATGCCCATGTACAAGGGTCAATTTTCACACTGAAAAAATACTTTCaagacttaaattaaaattgccAAACAACATAAAGGAGGGAAATTGCATCTTGGTCCCTGAAACTGTATGAGAATTATATTGAAGGAACTGCATCAGAAAACATCTTTTATTGTATAGAAAGTATCTAAAAAGAATGAGTGGTAATGTCATATTCAATCATCAATTAcctataattttatcaattacaGTTTccaaacaataaaacaaaataaaacgtTCAACAATTATATGATATAATTCTGTAATTTCTACATATATGATCCCAATTTCACGAGAAAAATCAgcattaatttatttaattgtacAAATGAGCATTAGCTTTAGAGCTGCTGCGAGGTTCCCATCTGGTGCATTGTGTTGGACATCGGCAGCTGATTGGAAGCATCGGCAGCAAGTGCAACTGCAGTAGCTGCAGTCGTGGTTTGATACTGAGGAGGCAAACTCAGCGCTGCTTGAACCTGAGTGTAATAAACTTGTTCCGGAGTCCCTTTCCCATGTTCATAACCATAACTAGCACCTGGGGCAAGACTTTGAGACGGATGTTGCATTGGAGCATAACTCACATATTGTTGCTGATATTGGCCAGTACCTGATATGGGGACTAATGATGGATTTGGagttggatttggatttggAGTCGTCGAAGTTCTATAAACACTCGCAGCTGCTGCGGTTTCAGGCGTGGGGTAGAGCAGTGGGTGAGCAGAGGAATTGACATTAGGTTGAATAGACATGTATTGTTGGGTTTGTGGAACATGCATTACATAAACTGGGTATTGCTGTTGGTGTTGATCCATGGCTTGGTTATTTAGTGTCTGCTGTGTTTGATAAATTGGGTAGTAAGATGAGACCGGGTGAGGCTGAGGCTGAGGCTGAGGCTGAGGCTGGGGGATATAATGTGTGTTTGTGTGCATATATTGTTGCTGATCATACTGTCCATATGCTGGATTTTGAGGCTGTTGCATTTGAATTTGGGAAATTTCAGTTTTTCCCTCTCCACTACTCTGTTCTTGATAATACATTGTCTTAGACAGTGGATTTCCAGCTGATGCAACACTTGAATCactgcatatatatatagagttaAATCATCAATCTGAAATAATATTCAAAGcaacaaaatcatatttttccCCCAATTAACTAGGCCTATCGAAACCAATTTTGTCCCGATTCCATTAGTGATGTAAAATCAATTATAGATTTTGAATAAGCGACCCTACCCATAGAATAAGCGACCCCTACACCTATGGGTACTCCAATAACAGCAGCTAATATCGAATCTAGGTGAAATGTCATAAGAGTCGATTTCTTTCTTACTGAATTAGCACACTCACCAGTAACATTTATCAATAGATAATTAGATTAAGTACCTTGTAACTGAATCTGGGGAAGGTAGACTATAATTGGAGGAAACTGCGGAGGGCTTCAATTGAACAGTCTGCAGTGGTGGTTTTTTCCTGAAATGGACAGGCACACCCTGATCCGATCTCTCATCTTCTGATGAAATCCGACTCAAATTATCACTGGAACCGCCACAAGGATTAAGCGGAGCCGCCATTCCAACAGGAACTATAGATGTAGGAAGCGGCGGAAGAGCAGCAGCTGCAGCACCATTAATATAACCATCATCTTGCTTCTGCAAAGCTTGTGCAAAGCTCATCTTCGCAAATTGTTCTTCCATAGTACTACCAACTCTCTGATCCTGATCCACACGAACCCGAATCGGCGGCAAATTACTGATcgatggagaagaagaagacgaacCAAACGACGACGAACCATTCTCCATAGGCGAATCCGGCGGACCCGTCTGCACTACTTCTTGATGCATATTCTTCATCAATTCCTGCTTGTTCATCTCTCCCCGAGCTTCTAAATCCTGACTGCTATCACAATCTAGATTCGCCAGACATTCAATTACAGCAGATTCCGAAAGGTTTCTCGGGAGCAGGGAGCCATTAAGAGCATCAACAAACCACGTCTCCGATTTAGCATCATCGAGAAGTGAACCCATTGAAGCTGTAGTTTCAGGCTTGCCAACAAAAAGGAACAAACGGATACGAGAAGGAGCTAAAC encodes:
- the LOC136217987 gene encoding RAF-like serine/threonine-protein kinase PRAF is translated as MDPPPHSTTMHLNYPDSVDSSPRYHTTDTINDPLPPVPGAKLRVMCSYGGHIIPRPHDKSLCYVGGETRMVVIDRNSSLSSVVSRLSRSLLDGRPFTLKYQLPNEDLDSLVSVTTNEDLDNMIEEYDRINASSSGLAPSRIRLFLFVGKPETTASMGSLLDDAKSETWFVDALNGSLLPRNLSESAVIECLANLDCDSSQDLEARGEMNKQELMKNMHQEVVQTGPPDSPMENGSSSFGSSSSSPSISNLPPIRVRVDQDQRVGSTMEEQFAKMSFAQALQKQDDGYINGAAAAALPPLPTSIVPVGMAAPLNPCGGSSDNLSRISSEDERSDQGVPVHFRKKPPLQTVQLKPSAVSSNYSLPSPDSVTSDSSVASAGNPLSKTMYYQEQSSGEGKTEISQIQMQQPQNPAYGQYDQQQYMHTNTHYIPQPQPQPQPQPHPVSSYYPIYQTQQTLNNQAMDQHQQQYPVYVMHVPQTQQYMSIQPNVNSSAHPLLYPTPETAAAASVYRTSTTPNPNPTPNPSLVPISGTGQYQQQYVSYAPMQHPSQSLAPGASYGYEHGKGTPEQVYYTQVQAALSLPPQYQTTTAATAVALAADASNQLPMSNTMHQMGTSQQL